The DNA region GCTGAACCCGCTTGAGTCGGCGATTCGGACGTCTGTGGCGGGGAACGTAATAGACTTCGGGATATACTCCGACATCGACCTTCGCCACGTCGTCGAGAACATCATGCAAGAGCAGTTTGGGATACTCTCGCTGTCAGAGCTCGAGTCTGACTTGGCATATACGAAGAGCATTCTCTTCCTCGCTGACAACGCCGGGGAGCTCGTGTTTGACGTTCCCTTAATCGGCCATCTGCTTCAGTTCGGTTCGGTCAAGGTCGCTGTCAAAAGCGTGCCCGTAATCAATGACGCCACGATGGCGGACGCGATGGCTTCTGGGCTTCCGGCGGGCGCTGAGTTGATCGAGAACGGGAGCGATTGCGTCGGAACGATCCTCGAGACTTGCTCGGACACGTTCAGGAAGGCGTTTTACGACGCTGATCTCATCATCAGCAAGGGCCAGGCCAACTTCGAGACGC from bacterium includes:
- a CDS encoding ARMT1-like domain-containing protein produces the protein MRVHPQCFPCFVRQALIAASQITDDPVRVKEIIDLSLDPIRNAKLSDTPAHIATEIYRRIRARLNGTDPFRKIKARCTEMALKMVRDFEPIERALNPLESAIRTSVAGNVIDFGIYSDIDLRHVVENIMQEQFGILSLSELESDLAYTKSILFLADNAGELVFDVPLIGHLLQFGSVKVAVKSVPVINDATMADAMASGLPAGAELIENGSDCVGTILETCSDTFRKAFYDADLIISKGQANFETLDEVREANIYFLFKAKCEVTAGMVGVAKESLCAVSSRAINRLHA